Genomic DNA from Myxococcaceae bacterium JPH2:
GTCGGTGCGCTGCCCGCCTGCGATCCTTCAACCCGGCGCTGCGTCGCGGCGGACCACCCCGCGAACATCATCCGCAACGGTGGCTTCGAGTCCTGGCACACCTACTCCGTCCCTTACTACGGGGACTACTACCTCCCGGACTACTGGTACGGCCCCGACAACGGCATCACGGACCCGGGCACGGAGATCAAGCCTTCGCGGCTGGTGCTCTACTCGAACGCGGTGCATGGCGGCACCAAGGCGCTCCAGTTCGTGGTTCCCATCCAGGTGGCGGATCGCTTCACGAGTGAGAAGTTCAACGTGCCCAGCGGCAACTACTCGTGCTCGTACCGGGTGCGCGGCCACGGCACCATTCGTCACCGCAGCTACTCCACTGGTGGCTGGAGCCCGCAGACGGACTTCATCACCGTGGACAGCGACGCGTGGACGCCGGTGTTCTTCCGCTTCACCGGCAACGTGCGGGATTGGCGCCTGATTCTCTATCCGAGCCGCAGCGTCGCCGATCGCGACCACCTCCAGATCGACGACGTGGTCTGCACCAAGGACTGAGTCCGTCCCGGGCTCCTCGCTGAGCCCGAACGGTTCCAGCGGCACCCGGTGACATGCCGGGTGCCGCCTTGCCGTGAAGGGAGCGCATTCGCTCGCGCTCCCTGTGGGGGAATGGGACGTCGAGGTGGGCCAATGCCATACCCTTGCATCGGTTGGCCCAGGCGGACCGCATGCAATGGCAAGCGGCTGGGGGGCCCACCCAGCGGGTGGGTCAATCTCTCCGTGGCTGGGCAATCCGTGACACCGCCGGGCTGACAAAGGCTGCCAGGCGTCGTCCAGTCCTGGGCTTGACGCGATGGGGCCGGGCGGTCAGCATTCCTTGCCCACCTCCAGCAACGGCCGGGAGCCCCCATGACAATCCGTACCTCTCGCGGAAGGGAATCATGGTCGCTTCGGCACGGTCTCAATTCCCACATCCGCATCTATCGCGACACGGACGTGACCGCGGACGAAGCCGTCGCTCGAGTGGCTCCGACGCTCATGCGCTGGACGTTGGAGGAGGGGATTCGCAGCGCTCCCGCGACGCTTCGCGCGCTGTACGAAGCGCTGGGCGGTGTCTGGCCTTCCGGCCTGACGAGCCTGGAGCGCACGCCCCACGAACTCCGGCTCGTGAAGCGCCTGGCCGACGCCTTCGAGTCGGGCGCACTGGTGGCGCTGATTGAGGAGCGCCCGGTGGGCACCTGGCATTGGCCCGAGACGGTGCCGGAAGCACAACCGGCGGCGCAGCCCCGGCCCATCCGTGCGCCCCCGACGCCCGAGCCCGGAGTGGATGCCGCGGCCCAGGCCAAGGCCTTGCGTGACGCCGCTCGGTCGGGCGTGCCCTTCTGCGAGGAGTGCGAGAAGCTGCGTCAGAGCCAGCAGTCCCAGCGGGCCGCCGCGTGAGCGAGGCCAGCTCGCAGGTCGACTCCATCATCGAGGCCTTGTGGCAGCCGCGCGATACCGGCGGTCCATCGGAGGTCTACGCCATCCTGGACGCGGCCCGGGACCCCGCCATCCTGCCGTTCGTGGCGGGCAAAGGGGTCCGCCATGAATGTCTTTACGAGGGCCCGGTGCCACGGGAGCTTCTGGAAGTCGCTCCCTACCTGGTCCCGCTTCAGCGCGAGTCTCCCTTCACGCGCGAGTTGTTGGAGCGAGCCTGGGGCAATTCCTGGGGGCTGTTCTTGATGACCTCGGAGGACCTGCCCACGGTGCGCAGGCACTTGCGCCGGTTCCTCAAGGTGAAGGACGAGCAGGGGCGGCGTCTGTATTTCCGCTACTACGATCCGCGCGTCATGCGGGTGTACCTCCCCACCTGCAACGAGGATGAACGCCAGTTTGTCTTTGGCCCCCTCCACGCCTGGGGCATGGAGAGTCAGGAGGGGACCGCATTGCTGCGCTACAGCCTCGGAGACAACTCCGAGATGCACGCGCAGACCGAGCAGCTCGCAGGGCGCTAAGCCCCGCCATCCGCGGGGCCTTGCCAGCTCCGACGTCAATCCCGCCGGGGCTCCACGTGCAGCTTCTTGTGGGGGCCGTCGTCTTCGACGGAGACCGGGTCGACGTCATCCGAGTTCGGGTCGTCCATCATGCCGGCCCCCAGCTCCACGTCCCCATTGTCCTGCTGGGAATTGTTGGGGGAACCCATGCCCCTGACTTTCTTGGTGACGCGTTCCTGGGTTCCTGGCGTCGAGCGCGGCGCGACATCTCCCTCATCATCCGAGTCGTCACGACCTTTGCGCTTGGCGTCGGGCCGCGCCGTGGACGGGCGGCTGTCGTCCGTGTCCATGGCCGACGCCTTCTCGACTTGGACCTCCCCACAGCGCTTGACGAGCTTGTCGAGTTCTTCGTGCAGGTACTTCAGCGTCTTGGGCGAGTGCTGGTCGAGCAGCCCCTTCTCGGTCCCCAACAAGGGCTTTCCGTCCGAGTCCAGGGGCAACACGAGCCGCTGGAACTTGCCGCTCTCCACCTTGTGGCGCAGCGTCCCCAGCCCCTTGTCGATCGCGGCCTTGTTCTTGTCGAACTCGGCGTCTGTCATCAGGCCCGTCTCGGGGGACGTGGCCCCGGGGTACCACAGCGTCCGCAAGCCCACGACGTTGTCCGCGGACTTGAGGCTGGTGCTGGAGTTCGCGTCCACCGACCAGGCGTCATCCATTGCGCGCGAAACCTCCTGCACGTAGAGGTCCGAGGAGCGGTGCTTCACGACGCTGGGGACGAACCCCATCGTCTTGGGGACAACGTGGACCTTCCCCACGTTCGTCTTCGCCCACGTGATGAGCCCGTCGATGGCTTTCTTCAGGTGCGCCCACGTCTGGGCCGATTTCGGGTTCTTGTCCAGGTCCGCGACGCCGGTGCCGATATCGACGGTGTTCGCCTTGAGGTTCCACGGAATGACGAGCGCCGTGTAGCCATCATTCGTCAGCTTCGTCTTCGCGTCTTCGATGTCCTCGTCGATGGCGGCCGTGTTCTTGGCCAGGTCCAAGTCCTCCATTCCTATTCCGGCCACCCAGCACGTGCGAACCCCGTGGGCGTTCGGGCTCATCCGGATGATCGCTTGCGTGCTGGCCTGGTAGTAAGGGTTCTTCTTCGCCGTGTCGTTCTCTCCGAAGAGGAAGAGCGCGTGCGGGTGTCGGCTGGGGGTCTTGTCGTCGAACCACACCCGGTGATCCCACAGGCACACCGGCCCCTTCGTGGACGGATCGCTGGAGGCGGTCTTGGAAGGGGCAGACACCTTGGGCTCGGTGCCCGAAGAGGGCGTGGGAGACTTCCCCTCGTCCCGACGGCGGCGCTTGCTCAGCGACTCGAACCGCGCCGGGAACTCCACCGCCAGGGGCGGCATCGCGAGCAAGGGTTGCACCGCGACGAAGTGTGCCTGATTCAGGTTCGCGAGCTGCAACGTCGCCGCGGCCTCATGGCCCAGGGCGCGCGGCACGAAGTCCACGAGGTCGGTGCGGAAGGCGTTGGCGCCTGTCCGGACATAGAGCTGGATGCGAACCCCGAACAAGTGCGAGGCCGCCGAGAGACCGATCAGATCTCCCCACGCGCCCTCCCTGCTCATGGCCCGCAGGTAATGCCGCCACGGATCCACGCCGGGGACCTCTCGGTACGCGGGCTCGTCAGGCCAGCCCTCGCGGTGCCAGTCGAGCATGAGCCGCATGTGCTCGCGGAACTCCGCCGTGGACACGGGCCCCACCTGTCCGCCCGCGTCCTGGACCGTCCCCTGGAGCAGATCCTCCAGGTGATTGACCACCGCCTGCCGGATCTCCGCGTGGTGTTCCTCGGTGCCGTACAGGAGTTGAGAGAGTGAGCGGAACATGCAGTCCCCACCCCCCTTGTTGTCCACGAGCCCCAGCGGAGAGTCCAACCCGGCCAGATGGCTCTCCAGCGACTTGGTGGCCGAGGTCGAGCCTTGGGTGCCCCCGTGCTTCAGGGTCGGCCGCTTCTCCCAGTGGGCGAGATCCTCGAAGCCCTCGGCCCGCAGCACTTCGAGCGTCGCTCTCCACTGCATGGCCTCCGCGACCAGCACCGCGGACTGCCCGTACTCCGCCTCGGGGACCTTCTGCGCCGCCTCCAGGATGGCGTTGAGTTGCTTGGCGGCCTCCGCATCCGAGGCGGAGGAGATCTGATACTTCTCGCACAGCGAGCGCAGCTTGCTCAGCTCCGTGGACGCGACGGGGAGCAGGGCGGGTTCCTCGAGGACCAGCGCATCCCTCCCGCTGTAGACGAGCTGGAGGTTCGAGACGAGCGGCATGTGGTCGCTCAGCTTCTTCGCGGCGACCATGACCGCCTCCCACCGCGCGTCATGCTTGCCTGTCTTCGACACGCCGCCCTCGCGCAGGGAACCGAAGAGGCGCTGATCATCCGGCAGCTTGGCGTCCTCACGCTGGATGAGGGCCCAGAAGGGCTTCAGGTGCTCGGGGAGCAGCTCCCCGTGGATGAAGAAGAGGTCTTTCTCGTCCTCGCTGGCGATGGCCATGGGGAACGGAATGACGAACACCGAGACCTGCTCCAGCGTCCATCCATCCGTCGACGGGGAGTACACGAGAATCTTGTCGTAGCCGCTGGCGCCATAGCGCTGCTGGGGCGGAGTGGCGAAGGACTCGATGAGCCCCAGCACCTCGTCCGAGGTCAGCCGGGGGGCGACCTTGAGCCCTTTGTTCTTCGTCGTGCTGGACGTGAACATCTCGGGCCGCGCCGCCTTGTTGAACAGCGAGCGGAGCGACTGCTGCGAGCCACTCCCAAAGTCCCGAGGCTCGTCGACACTCCACGCATTGAACTTGCTCTTGGCGATGGTGGAGAGCTGGTGGGCCTGTTCGTACAGGTGGCGTGGATCCACGCTGGGCCCGAGCAGGGTCCCGAAGAACTGATGGAACGACAGCGCGGGCAGGCACGTGTCGATGAACGGCGAGCCGTCCGGTGCCTTGTTGTTCTTGGGCCTCGCGGTGTCGATGTTCAGGTCCGACAGGATGAGCCCCAGTGACTTCGCCTTGCGCTCGTCCTGGCAGTACTGGAGGAACGTGGGGAAGTCCTTGCCCCGGGCGCTCTCGTTGCGAGGCCCCGGCGCGGGGGGATGCCACGCGACCACGCCCACCGGCGGGCTGCCCTTCACTTGGGCCAGACGCACCGGGACGCGGATGGGCTCCCGTTTGGCGAAGCGACTGGGGGCGTCACGCTCGTCTCCGTCCTCGCCTTTCGCGCCGCCATCGGTCTCCATCTTCAACGCGCTGTCCGTCGAGGACTGGGACTGCTTCGCCAGATAGGTGCTGAGGTAGACGATGCCCTCCGCGTCGACGGTCACCTTGGACTTGCGCCACAGGACGCCGTACGCCTCGTCCTGGGTGTAGAGCCCCTTGCGCGGCTTGTCGGGGACCGCGTCGGGCCAGGACAGATAGGTCTCCTCGCCGCGATCCTGGCACTGGCGATTCAGCTCATCGCGGATGCGGAGGAACTCGCGCAGGCCCGCGTGCGACAACTCCTTGCCATCCACCTGCGCGTTCTTCTGCTTGAGGTACTCGGCGTATTTCTTCTGATAGAGCGCCTCCAGATGGTGCTGGTTGGCGCGCATCAACTTGTTCTGGAGGAAGTTCTTCGGGTCCTTGGCGACTTCCTCCTGGGGCACCTTCGCGAGAGCCGCCAGGAAGCCGTAGAAGAGGTCCGTACACACGGCCTGCAGGCCTTGGAGCGCGACCCTCGCACGCTCGCTCCGCGCGGCCCGTTCCTCCTGGGCCTGCCGCTCTTCTTCCTTCTCCGCTTCGGTCTTCTCGTTGTCCTCCGCGGTCTTCTTCGTCTTCTTCTTGTTGGCGCCCTTCTCGGGGACATGGGGCTGACACCAGTCGTGGTAACCCTCCTCCAAGAGGAACTGCGTGCTGTGTTGCGCGGCGGTCTTGAGATCGCCGGTCGACAGGACCTGCGCGGCGTCTCGCGCCGTTCCATCCGGAGGGTTGTATTGCCTGGCGAGCTCGGCCTCGCACTTCTTCCATTCCGCGTCGAAGCTGGCTTCCGCGGTCGGCTGGAGGCCCTCCATGCGCTCTTGCCGTGTCTTCACCCAATCCGGCGCGGGGTGCGTCGCCTCGGTGGCGCCCGGCCAGATGGTGTGACTCACCCGCGTGGAGAAGAGCTGGGCCAGGTAGTCGAGCAGGACTTCGCCCAGCCGGATGGACAGGAGCTTGGGGTCACCCTTGCCGAAGGCGACGTAGCCCTGGGCCAGCTTCTCCGGCACCGTGGACGCCTTGTCCGTCCCCCCGCCCTTCGCGCGGACCGTATTCTGATGCGTCTTCTGGAACGGCTTGGGCTCTCGCAGCGTCGGGCCCATCTTCTTCAACTCGAGGAGGGTCGCGACGTCGGGGCGCGCGGTCCGGATGATGTGGGCCAGCGCGGCGATGGTCCACGGCTTGCGGACGGGAAGCGTGCCGCTCGGTCCTCCGCCCAGGTCCGCGATGTTCCAGAGGAGCACGCGCAGGGGGAATCCCTTGGGGACCATCGGCTTGTCGGCGACGACGGTCTCTTCTCCCAGGGGGGCGAGGCGCTCCTCGTCGAACACGTCCTCCAGTTCCTCGGAGGGCACCACGAGGGGCTCGACGATGGACGGACCCGACGTGGCCCGGCGCAGCTCCTCGCCCATCTCCTCCAGCGAGAGCCGCGGCTCCGCGAGGAGGCCGTTGTAGCTGCTGGACAGGAGATGGTTGCGGAACGCCTCCTGACTCCGGCGGACGTCGTTGCGCGGCGCCTCATCGAACGTGACCTCGACCATGGACTCGTCGACGCCTGTCGTGGGGTCCGCGATGAGGTCGGCTTTGCAGGTGTCGCACTTCGGCGAGCCCGAGGACTCGTCGATCATGAAGTCGTTACCGCAGTTGGGGCACTGCATGGAGAGTGTCCTCGCCGACTACGAGCGATGCAGCAGACCCAACGCGGCGCACGTCGCATCGTCCGCGTCGCCGCTCGGGGGAATCCCGAGCGCGTACTGGAACCACTCGATGGCGCGGCGAGTCTTCGGCCCCAGCTCGCCGTGCTCGCCTCCGCAGGAGAAGCCCAGGTTCTCCAACCGCTCCTGCAATCCGTCGGGCTCACTCGTGGGGCGCAGGGCCGCGAAGCGCAGCGTCACCTTGCGCTCGTCTTGCTTCCCGGGCGACACGGTCAGCTCGCCGCGCACGGCGCGCTCTGGCAAGACCTCCGCGACACGGCCTTCCGCGTCGGTCACTCCCTCTCGCGCGGGCAGCTCCTCCTCGTCATCCAGCCACACCTTCAACAGGTAGGGCTGACGCACGCGAGGCCGGTGCGTGCCGTCACGAAGCGTCAGCACCAAGGCCAGGGGAATCCCGATGCGGTGGACCACCTGTCGGTAGCCGGTGTCCACCTCCGCCCACTCCCGGTTGAAGTGGCTCACTGCGACGCGTGTGCCCGCCGCGGGAGGGACCTCGGACGCGAGGGCTTGGCCGCTCTGGGCATCTCTCAGTCGAGACGGCTGCACCCCCAGTCGAGCGGCCAGCACGCCCACGGACTCCGTTCCCTCGCAGGTCCACGTGAGGGATTGCGGCTTCGAGAGGGGGCCCCACGCCGGAGCCTTGGTCCCCTCGCGCTTCGGGAGGGGCAGCTGGCCAAGCACGCGCCACAGCGCGGGCTCCACGTCGACCAGACGCAGACGGTAGCGCCCCTCATCCAGTCCTTTGAACACGGCCACGCCGTGCTCATCCGTGCGCAGGCACACCGCTTCTTCCTCGGTGCGCTTGGCCAACTCCAGCGCCACGTTGGCGAGCGGGGTCTCCTGGTCGTCGACGACGACGACCTCTACCTGTCCGGGGCGCTTCTGGAGCGGGCAGGGCGCAACCGCTGGGTCGTTCTGTGCCGTCATAGAAAGCGAGGCGTTCAGATGGAGGTGGGGGGCGAGGCATGGCGGAGTCGGAACGCCTCCGCTTTCTGCCGGTTCATTCGCGCGACATCCTCACGGCGGCGACGCTCGGTCAGCACCCGGTGCAGTCGCGTCACCGGGTCGGAGATCGCGGTGTCATCCAGCCAGGTCCGCATCCAGGCATGGGGCCGCTGCGTCTCGAAGTCCGCCCCCAGCGCCGAGGCGAGCCCCACGTACTGACGCACCTCGTCCAGCGGCAGGATGCCTCGCTCCACCACCCGCCGCACCACGGGCTCCAACGTCTCGTGGGTCCAGGCGGGGGTGGCGGTGGTCTCGACAGAGGGGGGCTCCGCGAGCAGGACTCCGACGAGCTGCTGAACCCGCGCCTCGGTCGTTGCGCGACGCAGCGCTGCCATCTGGGATTCTCGGATCCGCAGCAACGTCGACCCCCCGCTCGTGGTGAAGGAAGACAGAAGTATTCCCGGTGCAATCCGTGTTGGCAAGGCGGGCGGGGGAGGGATTGCGCGGCACCCTCCGGAGGGTCAGGTCTGTCCCAGCCCCGTAGGGCGCTGCCCCGGCGCCAGGTCACAGATGCGAGGCAAAGCCAGCCAGACCACGCAGAGCGCTCCTCGCTGTCTGTCGTGGTGATGGATTCGTGTGCGACGAATGTTTGTCCAAACCCACAGGTCCCGCATGGCTCATTTTCACGGTGCGACGCGTCGAGAGGTCCTGATGTGGGCGCTGGGCAGCCATGCCCTCGTTCGTACGCTGTTGGCGCAGGAGGCCCTGGCCGCGCCGGTGCGGACGGAGGTCCAGGCTTGGTCCGCTCGGACCTCTCAACTGTGCGCGGACGTCAAGGGGCGCAAGCTGGAGCCACGGGAGTGGCAACAGCAGGTCGAGGAACTCTTCGCCCGAGTCCCACTTACTGACCTGCTCCGCGCGCGTCGCATGGACTTCGACGAGGCGATTCGCCGTTACGGAAAACATTGAGCGGGTGCTCGTCTCACCGAGGCCGGACGCCATGGACACGCCCTGAAGTCCGTGAGTTGAATGGACCTTGTTCTCTCTCGGGATACCTCTCTTGGACCTCTCTTTGACTCCTGGCTTGCGCACCGACCTGGGGAAGCGTGCCGGTGTGACCGGCGGCCTGCTGGGCGTGTTGTGTGTGTTCGCTGAGTTCTGTTTCTTGTTTCCCCACCTGCTGGTTTCCAACGACAGCCGGGCCCTCTACGCGGAGCACATGGGCCTGTTTCGCGGCATCCTTCAGGCCGCCATCGTCGCCACCTTCGTGCTCGGGGCCATCAGCGCGCTCATCCTGCGCTCCAAGGCCCATGGCGGCATCGCGATGCTGCTCGCGCTGGTGGCGTTGCTCCTGGGCGGGAGTGAAGTGGAGCCGCTCACCCGCGAGCCGCGTGCCTTCAGCGCGGGCCTGGACTACTTCGTGTTGGAGCTCTTCGTTCTGGGGCTGTTGTTCATCCCCATGGAACGGCTCTGGGGGCTCCATCCGCAGCGCATCTTCCGCGAGGGCTGGCAGACGGACCTCAAGCACTTCTTCGTCAGCCACGTGGGCGTGCAGCTCATCTCCTTCGCGGTGCTGATTCCCGTGCAGGTCTTTCTTTCCTGGGCCGTGCGCGCGGACTTCCAGGCCCACGTGGCGGCTCA
This window encodes:
- a CDS encoding sterol desaturase family protein, with the protein product MDLSLTPGLRTDLGKRAGVTGGLLGVLCVFAEFCFLFPHLLVSNDSRALYAEHMGLFRGILQAAIVATFVLGAISALILRSKAHGGIAMLLALVALLLGGSEVEPLTREPRAFSAGLDYFVLELFVLGLLFIPMERLWGLHPQRIFREGWQTDLKHFFVSHVGVQLISFAVLIPVQVFLSWAVRADFQAHVAAQPVWLQVFEILFVVDLVSYWVHRAFHQVPWMWKFHAIHHSSLQMDWLASSRSHLVDVLINRVAGFVPAFLLGFSPSAIYGYLVFVSFHAVYIHANVSHRWPYLRWVFATPEFHHWHHTSDEEGIDKNFAVFLSFIDVIFGTAHLPAHWPSRYGTTKFQPPETYLGQLAYPFQRHEETPYG
- a CDS encoding DUF4123 domain-containing protein, yielding MSEASSQVDSIIEALWQPRDTGGPSEVYAILDAARDPAILPFVAGKGVRHECLYEGPVPRELLEVAPYLVPLQRESPFTRELLERAWGNSWGLFLMTSEDLPTVRRHLRRFLKVKDEQGRRLYFRYYDPRVMRVYLPTCNEDERQFVFGPLHAWGMESQEGTALLRYSLGDNSEMHAQTEQLAGR
- a CDS encoding peptidoglycan-binding protein, with product MTAQNDPAVAPCPLQKRPGQVEVVVVDDQETPLANVALELAKRTEEEAVCLRTDEHGVAVFKGLDEGRYRLRLVDVEPALWRVLGQLPLPKREGTKAPAWGPLSKPQSLTWTCEGTESVGVLAARLGVQPSRLRDAQSGQALASEVPPAAGTRVAVSHFNREWAEVDTGYRQVVHRIGIPLALVLTLRDGTHRPRVRQPYLLKVWLDDEEELPAREGVTDAEGRVAEVLPERAVRGELTVSPGKQDERKVTLRFAALRPTSEPDGLQERLENLGFSCGGEHGELGPKTRRAIEWFQYALGIPPSGDADDATCAALGLLHRS